A section of the Buteo buteo chromosome 27, bButBut1.hap1.1, whole genome shotgun sequence genome encodes:
- the NPW gene encoding neuropeptide W isoform X1, whose amino-acid sequence MARRRLSGGAWGALVLLGLMLPAGAWYKHVASPRYHTVGRASGLLMGVRRSPYLWRRELPAAPPRRPPGGTELAAAPPPPGRPAGENPPAPPPPPPPPLQRLLRRGWGWGWGRPRPVPARPPRSSAWPCVGRAVPSTAVGVPDLRTCVHPSDFTAKFPREPRRQLLPLEDLALTR is encoded by the exons ATGGCGAGGCGGCGGCTGTCGGGGGGCGCCTGGGGggccctggtgctgctggggctgatGCTGCCGGCGGGAGCCTGGTACAAGCACGTCGCCAGCCCCCGCTACCACACGGTGGGACGCGCTTCGGGGCTGCTGATGGGGGTCCGCCGCTCGCCCTACCTCTGGCGCCGGGAGctgccggccgcccccccgcgccgcccccccgGGGGAACCGAGctcgccgccgccccgccgcccccgggacGCCCCGCCGGGGAgaacccccccgccccgccgccgccgccaccgccgccgctgCAGCGCCTGCTCCggcggggatggggatggggatggggccgcccccgcccggtccccgcccggcccccgcggAGCTCAG CCTGGCCGTGCGTGGGCAGAGCAGTCCCGAGTACTGCGGTGGGGGTTCCAGACCTGCGGACGTGCGTGCATCCCTCTGATTTCACAGCAAAATTTCCACGGGAGCCTCGCAGGCAG CTTCTCCCACTTGAAGACCTGGCTCTGACCCGCTGA
- the NPW gene encoding neuropeptide W isoform X2, with the protein MARRRLSGGAWGALVLLGLMLPAGAWYKHVASPRYHTVGRASGLLMGVRRSPYLWRRELPAAPPRRPPGGTELAAAPPPPGRPAGENPPAPPPPPPPPLQRLLRRGWGWGWGRPRPVPARPPRSSASPT; encoded by the exons ATGGCGAGGCGGCGGCTGTCGGGGGGCGCCTGGGGggccctggtgctgctggggctgatGCTGCCGGCGGGAGCCTGGTACAAGCACGTCGCCAGCCCCCGCTACCACACGGTGGGACGCGCTTCGGGGCTGCTGATGGGGGTCCGCCGCTCGCCCTACCTCTGGCGCCGGGAGctgccggccgcccccccgcgccgcccccccgGGGGAACCGAGctcgccgccgccccgccgcccccgggacGCCCCGCCGGGGAgaacccccccgccccgccgccgccgccaccgccgccgctgCAGCGCCTGCTCCggcggggatggggatggggatggggccgcccccgcccggtccccgcccggcccccgcggAGCTCAG CTTCTCCCACTTGA